In Microbulbifer celer, a single window of DNA contains:
- a CDS encoding Nmad3 family putative nucleotide modification protein, with protein sequence MKLILSRKGFDFAAGGCPSPILPDGRLCSLPIPDSQSRLHYRDLTVNGMNAGDLIADLTRNPDRANETAHLDPDLDPATRSRAKGWRGLLGQDGTAQSHLRNQSVDSGDLFLFFGLFRRVEQVDGCWRFIKSAPARHVIWGWLQVGAVHSIAELAHDALPWAHYHPHFSGERGKQNTLYTASDALMINGTKLPGKNAYGTFGHYKPSLQLTAEESNKPSDWRLPVGLFPTSSATAMTYHQKLERWKKEGKYCRLKAAARGQEFVLDANQYPDVAPWIATLFDLN encoded by the coding sequence ATGAAGCTAATACTCAGTCGAAAAGGTTTCGATTTTGCAGCCGGCGGCTGTCCCAGCCCCATACTACCGGACGGCCGTTTGTGCAGTCTGCCAATTCCAGACTCTCAATCCCGGTTGCACTACCGGGATTTAACCGTGAATGGTATGAATGCCGGTGACCTGATCGCCGACCTGACCCGCAATCCCGACCGAGCCAACGAAACCGCACACCTGGACCCCGATCTGGATCCCGCAACACGGTCACGGGCTAAAGGATGGCGCGGCCTGCTGGGACAGGATGGCACCGCCCAGTCCCATCTGCGCAACCAGAGTGTTGATTCGGGAGACCTGTTCCTGTTTTTCGGACTGTTCCGCCGCGTAGAACAGGTAGATGGGTGTTGGCGATTTATCAAAAGTGCGCCGGCCCGCCATGTGATCTGGGGCTGGCTACAGGTAGGCGCGGTGCATTCCATTGCAGAACTGGCGCACGACGCCCTTCCCTGGGCGCACTACCATCCTCACTTCTCTGGCGAGCGCGGTAAACAGAATACCCTGTATACCGCGAGCGACGCCCTGATGATTAACGGCACGAAGCTGCCCGGGAAAAATGCCTACGGTACTTTCGGTCACTACAAACCAAGCCTGCAGCTCACCGCAGAAGAAAGTAACAAGCCCAGCGACTGGCGACTGCCCGTCGGGCTATTTCCCACATCCAGCGCCACTGCCATGACGTATCACCAGAAACTGGAACGGTGGAAAAAAGAAGGGAAATACTGTCGGCTGAAGGCAGCCGCCCGGGGACAGGAATTTGTACTGGATGCGAATCAGTATCCGGATGTAGCCCCATGGATAGCCACACTGTTTGACCTGAATTAA
- a CDS encoding CLCA_X family protein, which yields MVLNRKFYRRSPQQRPQQNVTFNDVRKRFDFRSIAIGRWVTEAEKARAAGLFYDALVDLMTILQGQELLVSLRGTLAFQYGTGGRPGISAHYEPGSRTFALAKNAGPGAIAHEWFHALDHYLSDKAFSDTPNNMFASEAWLRDATPVPHPINDSLFACFRAVMLDESGENPSEMFRVSKVADEANGCVYYAEPAEMCARAFEAFVQDSYISNNFLVAGTKATDEARLGLYPCGEHRERINAAFKHYFLLLGRALQRNPRG from the coding sequence ATGGTATTGAACCGAAAATTCTATCGCCGCAGTCCGCAACAACGGCCTCAGCAAAACGTCACGTTTAACGATGTGCGCAAGCGCTTCGACTTTCGCTCCATTGCCATCGGGCGCTGGGTGACGGAAGCGGAAAAGGCGCGCGCGGCCGGCCTGTTTTACGATGCACTGGTGGATCTGATGACCATATTGCAGGGGCAAGAATTGTTGGTCTCCCTGCGAGGTACGCTCGCCTTTCAGTACGGTACCGGTGGCCGCCCGGGTATCTCCGCACACTACGAACCTGGTTCGCGCACCTTTGCCCTGGCAAAAAACGCCGGCCCCGGCGCCATCGCCCACGAATGGTTTCACGCGCTGGATCACTACTTATCCGACAAGGCGTTCAGCGATACACCGAACAACATGTTCGCCTCCGAAGCCTGGCTGCGCGACGCCACCCCCGTGCCCCATCCCATCAATGACAGTCTGTTCGCCTGTTTTCGTGCAGTGATGCTGGATGAAAGCGGAGAAAACCCCAGCGAGATGTTTCGGGTTTCAAAAGTCGCGGACGAAGCCAACGGCTGTGTCTATTACGCGGAGCCGGCGGAAATGTGCGCACGGGCTTTTGAAGCCTTTGTTCAGGATTCCTACATCAGCAATAATTTTCTGGTTGCAGGAACCAAAGCCACAGATGAAGCGCGCCTCGGTCTCTATCCCTGCGGGGAGCATCGCGAGCGCATCAATGCAGCGTTCAAACATTATTTTTTGCTGCTCGGCCGCGCATTACAACGCAACCCGCGCGGATAG